In one window of Flavobacterium ginsengisoli DNA:
- a CDS encoding HyaD/HybD family hydrogenase maturation endopeptidase has product MQEEIIAKKIDEFHTDGNEILVLGIGNYLMGDEGVGVHFINRIDKNQFPENISFIDGGTGGFTLIPYIENHKKVIIVDATMDGKDEGTITLLKPRFSEDFPTALSGHNFGLKDMVDILSMLNVMPEISLYTITILKMEPMSMNLSPKVDEAIQKVTLQIIQQIENFKNT; this is encoded by the coding sequence ATGCAGGAAGAAATTATTGCAAAAAAAATAGATGAGTTTCACACAGATGGAAATGAGATTTTAGTACTTGGAATTGGAAACTATTTAATGGGAGACGAAGGTGTTGGCGTGCATTTTATAAACAGAATAGACAAAAACCAATTTCCTGAAAACATTTCATTTATTGATGGAGGGACAGGTGGCTTTACCTTGATTCCTTATATAGAGAATCATAAAAAAGTAATCATTGTAGATGCAACGATGGATGGTAAAGATGAAGGAACGATTACGCTCTTAAAACCTCGTTTTTCAGAAGACTTTCCAACTGCATTAAGCGGACATAATTTTGGACTTAAAGACATGGTTGACATTTTATCAATGCTGAATGTCATGCCCGAAATCTCTCTGTACACAATTACAATCCTAAAAATGGAACCTATGTCTATGAACCTTTCACCAAAGGTAGATGAAGCAATCCAAAAGGTTACCCTTCAGATTATTCAGCAAATTGAAAATTTTAAAAATACATAA